The Oncorhynchus kisutch isolate 150728-3 linkage group LG20, Okis_V2, whole genome shotgun sequence genome has a segment encoding these proteins:
- the LOC109865849 gene encoding COMM domain-containing protein 1: MADVETTKSLNGLLNGIAQIVYYNNAEITEELLKNELYPDLTQEEFCAMHEKMKGLLKSIAAANMDQAQLEAFLTAQTRKQGTGSVSAEQAAALSRFWKSHRARVRESLLGQSRWEPGLKGLTWRVDLQTSASRGGAANIPVALVELELGRAGEDSDFVCLEFDEAKVNQVLKKMAEIQESINTIVHRS, encoded by the exons ATGGCGGATGTCGAAACAACCAAATCTTTGAACGGTTTGCTGAATGGAATAGCACAAATAGTGTATTATAATAATGCTGAAATAACAGAGGAACTTTTGAAAAATGAACTTTATCCAGACTTAACGCAGGAGGAGTTTTGCGCGATGCATGAAAAGATGAAAGGTCTTTTAAAG TCCATTGCCGCTGCAAACATGGACCAGGCCCAGCTGGAAGCCTTCCTGACTGCCCAGACCAGGAAGCAGGGCACGGGGAGTGTGAGCGCCGAGCAGGCGGCCGCCCTCTCCCGGTTCTGGAAGAGCCATCGGGCCCGGGTGAGGGAGAGCCTGCTGGGCCAGAGCCGCTGGGAGCCCGGCCTGAAGGGCCTCACCTGGAGGGTGGACCTCCAGACCTCAGCCAGCAGAGGGGGTGCCGCCAACATTCCCGTGGCCCTGGTGGAGCTGGAACTGGGCAGGGCtggagag GACTCAGACTTTGTGTGTCTGGAGTTTGACGAGGCGAAGGTGAACCAGGTGTTGAAGAAGATGGCTGAGATCCAGGAGAGCATCAACACCATTGTACACCGCAGCTAG